In Zingiber officinale cultivar Zhangliang chromosome 1A, Zo_v1.1, whole genome shotgun sequence, a genomic segment contains:
- the LOC122010667 gene encoding transcription repressor OFP13-like translates to MERIKSYFNSIGPICIQEAKTQSFRGNYLCSTSYSTASPPFSLTHPLGSPLPCEDDDDSTTLPSSSSLSSDRDRKLSNSDELFARPVTSERFFYSPCTSKSIVEEYSDELDSEVACCERIAVLSEDPYRDFLASMEEVVAAHELREWRGLQELLRCYLRLNERKNHKAIVLAFVDLLTRCASLDKTS, encoded by the coding sequence ATGGAAAGGATCAAGTCATATTTCAACTCTATTGGCCCCATCTGCATCCAAGAAGCCAAGACGCAATCCTTCCGAGGAAACTACCTCTGCTCCACCTCCTACTCCACCGCCTCCCCACCCTTCTCCCTCACCCACCCTCTCGGCTCCCCTCTGCCCTGCGAGGACGACGACGACTCCACCACCCTCCCCTCGTCGTCGTCTTTGAGCTCCGACCGCGATCGCAAGCTCAGCAACTCCGACGAGCTCTTCGCGCGCCCCGTCACTTCTGAAAGGTTCTTCTACTCGCCCTGCACCAGCAAATCCATCGTGGAGGAGTACTCCGACGAGCTCGACAGCGAGGTCGCCTGCTGCGAGAGGATCGCCGTCTTGTCTGAGGACCCGTACCGTGACTTCCTGGCGTCGATGGAGGAGGTGGTGGCGGCGCACGAGCTGAGGGAGTGGCGCGGCCTGCAGGAGCTTCTTCGTTGCTACTTGAGGCTCAACGAGAGGAAGAACCACAAGGCGATTGTGCTGGCGTTTGTCGATCTGTTGACGCGCTGCGCCTCATTGGACAAGACTAGCTAA
- the LOC122010678 gene encoding uncharacterized protein LOC122010678 — translation MLSGTRTADATHGTRSKRKERDPSGSPRARYPAAAGPEPSQAHPVPGPVAAGDNNRLLAGCLAHEFLTRGTLLGKRWGNETAGGPERDTAGGSAESTRGQEQQPSSYAEVTYLLKAEGARIPGVVNPTQLARWLER, via the coding sequence ATGTTGAGTGGCACGCGGACAGCGGATGCGACGCACGGCACGAGAAGCAAGCGAAAGGAACGCGACCCGTCGGGCTCGCCTCGGGCTCGATATCCAGCGGCTGCAGGGCCCGAGCCGAGTCAGGCTCATCCTGTCCCGGGTCCGGTTGCTGCCGGCGACAACAACCGGCTACTGGCCGGTTGCCTGGCGCATGAATTCCTAACCAGAGGAACGCTGCTGGGGAAGCGATGGGGAAACGAAACGGCCGGCGGTCCGGAGCGGGACACGGCGGGGGGTTCTGCCGAGTCGACTCGGGGCCAGGAACAACAGCCGAGCTCGTACGCGGAGGTGACCTATTTGCTGAAGGCGGAGGGAGCCCGCATTCCCGGCGTGGTCAACCCGACCCAACTCGCTCGTTGGCTCGAGAGGTGA